Proteins from a single region of Enoplosus armatus isolate fEnoArm2 chromosome 6, fEnoArm2.hap1, whole genome shotgun sequence:
- the LOC139286415 gene encoding protein C19orf12 homolog isoform X2: MPLIVDDVMKLCCELSANQQIQTTVKGSGKGAAAAGGLAFAGGLVGGPLGIAVGGAVGGLLGCWLTSGQFKPLPQIIMELSPQQQQRLYGDLMVILENIQWTDLAQLTALVMGNATLKQQLTGALLAYITKELQADVHYVD, translated from the exons TTGATGATGTCATGAAGCTGTGTTGTGAGTTATCTGCCAATCAGCAGATCCAGACCACAGTGAAAGGCTCAGGgaagggagcagcagcagcgggggGACTGGCCTTCGCTGGGGGGTTGGTCGGGGGTCCTCTTGGCATTGCAGTCG GTGGTGCTGTCGGAGGCCTTCTGGGCTGCTGGCTGACCAGTGGACAATTCAAACCACTGCCTCAGATCATAATGGAGCTCagtcctcagcagcagcagaggctttATGGTGATCTAATGGTCATCCTGGAAAACATTCAGTGGACAGATTTGGCTCAGCTAACTGCTCTAGTGATGGGCAACGCCactctgaagcagcagctgacagGCGCCCTCCTCGCGTACATCACCAAGGAGCTCCAGGCAGACGTGCACTATGTGGATTAG
- the LOC139286415 gene encoding protein C19orf12 homolog isoform X1, producing the protein MCHRVDDVMKLCCELSANQQIQTTVKGSGKGAAAAGGLAFAGGLVGGPLGIAVGGAVGGLLGCWLTSGQFKPLPQIIMELSPQQQQRLYGDLMVILENIQWTDLAQLTALVMGNATLKQQLTGALLAYITKELQADVHYVD; encoded by the exons ATGTGTCATCGAGTTGATGATGTCATGAAGCTGTGTTGTGAGTTATCTGCCAATCAGCAGATCCAGACCACAGTGAAAGGCTCAGGgaagggagcagcagcagcgggggGACTGGCCTTCGCTGGGGGGTTGGTCGGGGGTCCTCTTGGCATTGCAGTCG GTGGTGCTGTCGGAGGCCTTCTGGGCTGCTGGCTGACCAGTGGACAATTCAAACCACTGCCTCAGATCATAATGGAGCTCagtcctcagcagcagcagaggctttATGGTGATCTAATGGTCATCCTGGAAAACATTCAGTGGACAGATTTGGCTCAGCTAACTGCTCTAGTGATGGGCAACGCCactctgaagcagcagctgacagGCGCCCTCCTCGCGTACATCACCAAGGAGCTCCAGGCAGACGTGCACTATGTGGATTAG
- the LOC139286665 gene encoding cytochrome b-c1 complex subunit Rieske, mitochondrial-like has product MMSLAARPGALSPYLQATKHTLKSLAFPGAKELVSAAAPAGLRLAHTDIKIPDFTDYRRPEVTDPNKSSQDSSEARRVFSYLVTGASTVVGVYAAKTVVSQFVSSMSASADVLALSKIEIKLTDIPEGKNMTFKWRGKPLFVRHRTEKEIATEVSVNMGELRDPQHDKDRVINPSWIIVLGVCTHLGCVPIANAGEYGGYYCPCHGSHYDASGRIRKGPAPLNLEVPFYEFPDDDTVVVG; this is encoded by the exons ATGATGTCCTTAGCCGCTCGTCCCGGGGCTCTTTCCCCGTACTTGcaggcaacaaaacacacacttaaaagcCTCGCGTTCCCTGGAGCTAAGGAGCTGGTGTCTGCTGCTG CTCCTGCAGGACTCCGCCTTGCCCACACAGATATCAAGATTCCTGACTTCACAGACTACCGTCGCCCCGAGGTCACCGACCCCAACAAGTCCTCCCAGGACAGCAGTGAGGCAAGAAGGGTGTTCTCTTACCTTGTCACAGGAGCGAGCACCGTGGTTGGTGTCTATGCAGCCAAGACGGTGGTCAGCCAGTTTGTCTCCTCGATGAGTGCATCGGCAGATGTCCTGGCCTTATCCAAGATTGAGATCAAGCTCACTGACATCCCCGAAGGCAAGAACATGACCTTCAAGTGGAGAGGAAAGCCCCTGTTTGTCCGTCACCGCACAGAGAAAGAAATCGCCACAGAGGTGTCTGTGAATATGGGAGAGCTGCGTGACCCCCAGCATGACAAGGATAGAGTGATCAACCCCAGCTGGATCATCGTCCTCGGCGTGTGCACCCACCTGGGTTGCGTGCCCATCGCCAACGCCGGAGAGTACGGCGGCTACTACTGTCCTTGCCATGGCTCCCACTATGATGCTTCAGGAAGAATAAGAAAGGGACCTGCTCCTCTTAACCTGGAGGTTCCCTTCTATGAGTTCCCTGATGATGACACAGTTGTGGTGGGATAA
- the rxylt1 gene encoding ribitol-5-phosphate xylosyltransferase 1 isoform X1 gives MKIPKRKLFLLIIFAYVAFSLYAAYNVFFSTKVISRVHRVVKKETGALSGGVRDGGAAPFLADDWNPWEDEQVEYNSDLIKKREAFKQHLGRIDKNKPKRHRVQIWGKAAIGLYLWEHILEGPLNPTDKVAQWREGELQSGKIDFSFYTGPAVVQGHVPLEMNSLVLVLNGREQQKVSYSTRWLEHVQALVQSHTVSHVAVVMLGNEHCNNDWIGPYLKRNGGFVELLFVVYDSPWINDKDVFQWPLGVATYRQFPMIRPNAQLITSNRPYLCNFLGTVYKNSSRETLMQVLKQSGLDKECITTAREKWLPQETADSLRRYQTALAQSELTLCPVGINTECYRIYEACSYGSVPVVEDVLTPGTCAAGPSSPLRLLKAAGAPFIFISDWKELPAILERERGVSQEQRVDRRRRLLEWYASFRQQMKERFTEVIEETFFKSG, from the exons atgaaaatacccAAAAGAAAACTATTCCTTCTAATTATTTTTGCGTATGTGGCGTTTTCACTCTATGCTGCATACAATGTCTTCTTCAGCACCAAAGTTATCTCCCGCGTTCACAGGGTGgtgaagaaagagacaggagcaCTCTCGG gtgGTGTCAGAGATGGCGGTGCTGCTCCATTTTTAGCAGATGATTGGAATCCATGGGAGGATGAACAGGTGGAGTACAACTCTGATCTTATCAAAAAGAGAGAGGCCTTCAAACAGCACCTGGGTCGAATAGACAAGAACAAACCAAAAAGACATAGGGTCCAAATCTGGGGGAAAGCTGCCATAG gGCTTTACCTTTGGGAACATATTTTAGAGGGACCCCTCAATCCGACTGACAAGGTAGCAcaatggagagagggagagctgcaGTCAGGAAAGATTGATTTCAG TTTCTACACTGGTCCTGCTGTGGTCCAGGGTCATGTCCCTCTGGAAATGAACAGcctggttctggttctgaaTGGCCGTGAGCAGCAGAAGGTCTCTTACTCCACACGGTGGCTGGAGCATGTCCAAGCTCTGGTACAGTCCCACACAGTGTCACATGTGGCTGTGGTCATGCTGGGAAATGAACACTGCAACAATGACTGGATCGGCCCTTACTTAAAGAGAAATGGTGGCTTTGTGGAGCTGCTGTTTGTAGTGTACGACAGCCCCTGGATCAACGACAAGGATGTCTTCCAGTGGCCTCTTGGCGTCGCCAC ATACAGGCAGTTTCCTATGATCAGGCCTAATGCCCAACTGATCACCTCCAACAGGCCATACCTCTGCAATTTCCTTGGAACTGTTTACAAAAATTCCTCCAGGGAAACTCTCATGCAGGTGCTGAAACAATCTGGACTGGATAAGGAATGCATCACCACTGCCAGGGAGAA GTGGCTCCCTCAGGAGACAGCAGACAGTCTGAGACGCTATCAGACAGCTTTGGCCCAGAGTGAGCTCACTCTCTGCCCAGTCGGGATCAACACAGAGTGTTACCGCATCTACGAGGCCTGCTCTTATGGTTCAGTGCCCGTGGTAGAAGACGTACTGACACCTGGGACCTGTGCGGCCGGACCCAGCTCCCCACTACGTCTGCTCAAAGCTGCAGGGGCAcccttcatcttcatcagtgaCTGGAAAGAACTGCCGGCCATcttggagagggagaggggggtgaGCCAGGAGCAGAgggtggacaggaggaggaggctgttgGAGTGGTATGCCAGCTTCCGTCAGCAGATGAAGGAGAGGTTCACTGAGGTCATCGAGGAGACTTTCTTCAAAAGCGGTTGA
- the rxylt1 gene encoding ribitol-5-phosphate xylosyltransferase 1 isoform X2: MKIPKRKLFLLIIFAYVAFSLYAAYNVFFSTKVISRVHRVVKKETGALSADDWNPWEDEQVEYNSDLIKKREAFKQHLGRIDKNKPKRHRVQIWGKAAIGLYLWEHILEGPLNPTDKVAQWREGELQSGKIDFSFYTGPAVVQGHVPLEMNSLVLVLNGREQQKVSYSTRWLEHVQALVQSHTVSHVAVVMLGNEHCNNDWIGPYLKRNGGFVELLFVVYDSPWINDKDVFQWPLGVATYRQFPMIRPNAQLITSNRPYLCNFLGTVYKNSSRETLMQVLKQSGLDKECITTAREKWLPQETADSLRRYQTALAQSELTLCPVGINTECYRIYEACSYGSVPVVEDVLTPGTCAAGPSSPLRLLKAAGAPFIFISDWKELPAILERERGVSQEQRVDRRRRLLEWYASFRQQMKERFTEVIEETFFKSG; this comes from the exons atgaaaatacccAAAAGAAAACTATTCCTTCTAATTATTTTTGCGTATGTGGCGTTTTCACTCTATGCTGCATACAATGTCTTCTTCAGCACCAAAGTTATCTCCCGCGTTCACAGGGTGgtgaagaaagagacaggagcaCTCTCGG CAGATGATTGGAATCCATGGGAGGATGAACAGGTGGAGTACAACTCTGATCTTATCAAAAAGAGAGAGGCCTTCAAACAGCACCTGGGTCGAATAGACAAGAACAAACCAAAAAGACATAGGGTCCAAATCTGGGGGAAAGCTGCCATAG gGCTTTACCTTTGGGAACATATTTTAGAGGGACCCCTCAATCCGACTGACAAGGTAGCAcaatggagagagggagagctgcaGTCAGGAAAGATTGATTTCAG TTTCTACACTGGTCCTGCTGTGGTCCAGGGTCATGTCCCTCTGGAAATGAACAGcctggttctggttctgaaTGGCCGTGAGCAGCAGAAGGTCTCTTACTCCACACGGTGGCTGGAGCATGTCCAAGCTCTGGTACAGTCCCACACAGTGTCACATGTGGCTGTGGTCATGCTGGGAAATGAACACTGCAACAATGACTGGATCGGCCCTTACTTAAAGAGAAATGGTGGCTTTGTGGAGCTGCTGTTTGTAGTGTACGACAGCCCCTGGATCAACGACAAGGATGTCTTCCAGTGGCCTCTTGGCGTCGCCAC ATACAGGCAGTTTCCTATGATCAGGCCTAATGCCCAACTGATCACCTCCAACAGGCCATACCTCTGCAATTTCCTTGGAACTGTTTACAAAAATTCCTCCAGGGAAACTCTCATGCAGGTGCTGAAACAATCTGGACTGGATAAGGAATGCATCACCACTGCCAGGGAGAA GTGGCTCCCTCAGGAGACAGCAGACAGTCTGAGACGCTATCAGACAGCTTTGGCCCAGAGTGAGCTCACTCTCTGCCCAGTCGGGATCAACACAGAGTGTTACCGCATCTACGAGGCCTGCTCTTATGGTTCAGTGCCCGTGGTAGAAGACGTACTGACACCTGGGACCTGTGCGGCCGGACCCAGCTCCCCACTACGTCTGCTCAAAGCTGCAGGGGCAcccttcatcttcatcagtgaCTGGAAAGAACTGCCGGCCATcttggagagggagaggggggtgaGCCAGGAGCAGAgggtggacaggaggaggaggctgttgGAGTGGTATGCCAGCTTCCGTCAGCAGATGAAGGAGAGGTTCACTGAGGTCATCGAGGAGACTTTCTTCAAAAGCGGTTGA